The following proteins are encoded in a genomic region of Vibrio spartinae:
- a CDS encoding alpha/beta hydrolase family protein, translating into MNVLTKCKLALGIIVIFFSLPSFAVPCSDCSNGFERGPVPRVDQLESSRGPYSVKTINVSRLARGFGGGTIHYSTESGGQQGIIAVIPGYVSYESSIKWWGPRLASWGFTVITIDTNTIYDQPDNRAGQLSAAIDYVIDKGKDRTSPIYGLVDPNRVGVIGWSMGGGGALKLATDRKIDAVIPQAPWYLGLNRFSSITSPTMIIACQADAVAPVDVHASRFYNKIPGTTPKAFFEIALGSHFCANTGYPNEDILGRNGVAWMKRFIDKDKRYNQFLCGQNFDSSLRVSEYRDNCNYD; encoded by the coding sequence ATGAATGTTTTAACAAAATGTAAGCTAGCATTGGGAATCATAGTGATATTTTTTTCATTGCCAAGTTTTGCGGTACCGTGTTCAGACTGTTCAAATGGATTTGAACGAGGCCCAGTTCCTCGCGTTGATCAGTTAGAATCCAGTAGAGGACCTTATTCGGTAAAAACCATCAATGTTTCTAGACTCGCCAGAGGATTTGGTGGGGGCACGATTCATTACTCGACAGAATCGGGAGGACAGCAAGGCATCATTGCGGTCATTCCGGGCTATGTTTCTTACGAAAGTAGTATTAAATGGTGGGGACCGCGTTTGGCATCTTGGGGCTTTACTGTGATTACGATCGATACAAATACGATTTATGATCAACCTGATAATCGAGCAGGTCAGCTCAGTGCAGCAATCGATTATGTCATTGATAAAGGTAAGGATCGAACCTCTCCGATTTATGGATTAGTGGATCCAAATCGAGTCGGCGTCATTGGCTGGTCGATGGGCGGGGGCGGTGCCCTCAAACTGGCAACCGACAGAAAGATTGATGCGGTGATCCCTCAAGCGCCTTGGTATCTTGGATTAAACCGTTTTTCTAGTATTACTTCACCAACCATGATCATTGCGTGCCAAGCCGATGCTGTCGCGCCAGTGGACGTACATGCTTCTCGATTTTATAACAAAATCCCGGGAACCACGCCAAAAGCATTTTTTGAAATTGCGTTAGGCAGTCATTTCTGTGCCAATACAGGGTACCCTAACGAAGATATTTTAGGGCGAAATGGCGTGGCATGGATGAAGCGCTTCATTGATAAAGATAAACGCTATAATCAATTTTTATGTGGACAAAATTTTGATAGCAGTCTTAGAGTGAGTGAATACCGAGATAACTGTAATTACGATTAG
- a CDS encoding XRE family transcriptional regulator, whose translation MADTIFIDGHKLRLLREKLALSQEGLEYACSQQKGCSVSIATIKRAELGKSLSKRTVARLAKFFSVPLEELIKTTSLASEKEKFKQRLALTLWVQVDSKIILNEIRIRIDQLSPLTTEHFGNTLVVALPCIDDEKKLYLTLQQFLLRLSHQATQHFTAIISTQLLSNQDEGHWHLDEAYIHEMSDFALQLDDATILVSDLLIEASDQYFSYCDQAFISGYKMLIKGGQASFGETQGRHHEIDLFQYVIDGAMRKNEHCLLAIQGVQGIGKSHMLNVLANLAEKQGWQTVRLDFHLALAPEALLLNALKDLLPDNGESQTDKDNDFSNTGTISLAKAIGRIGPVFLSLDNFHLIDETTLATLLKMITQSESKSLVIGAAYLPTNAANQHVDAFSTVRMPVFNMTLQPLEYDDMVQLPASDVTSDMMALSLDGAKGNPAHYYHLLMLYAHNKIPFEVTLYLESKIDALPAELSRVMSFIALVTDHLTLTELCAAATPQSGVIDKLIEMRLIRLSPEQVVYVNHPFLTHVLQQKISHQEKRKVYLCMANYLASGASKPTQETQRQMIDYYTKAEAWQKVAQALLMVGRQYIEKGEYAAAKKDLHTALECYKRQPATEQQLDLLFEIYLLQAIIERQTKGWVSHSTVAAYQRCIVLAKQMGCPFRHCISLSGLWVRQLMAMDFELSENTANEMLSLAEQSQNDRCKSLAHSCLSNSQFWLAKHQDAIRNAKASFQYFQHIEDQNVYLAVGINPLALAGCFGGLSSILTCRDEDVQFFQNPQFETLTQNDPFSYAIVLQGKIWSAYHLKDFDNIVILAEQLLEIADWNNFPFYRGIALLFKGWALSFVDTAPNEELSLTLVEEGYSHWLASSGDQIAHSLYSLIKAEVYCRFGCFDEAKRILEKGIELALQKKEVCYLSPMYALMGGLADNDGADYINMSQKIADEQGAHLFMKQSR comes from the coding sequence ATGGCTGACACTATTTTTATTGATGGTCATAAATTAAGGCTATTGAGAGAAAAACTGGCTTTATCTCAGGAGGGGTTGGAGTACGCATGCAGTCAACAGAAGGGTTGCAGTGTATCAATTGCCACAATCAAACGAGCTGAACTTGGAAAATCATTGAGTAAAAGAACCGTTGCACGTCTTGCAAAGTTTTTTTCTGTCCCACTTGAGGAATTAATCAAGACAACATCATTGGCGTCAGAAAAAGAAAAATTTAAGCAAAGACTTGCTTTAACATTATGGGTTCAAGTCGATTCAAAAATAATATTAAATGAAATACGAATTCGGATTGACCAATTATCACCGTTGACCACTGAACATTTCGGTAACACCTTAGTGGTCGCCTTACCTTGTATCGACGATGAAAAAAAATTGTATTTGACGCTTCAACAATTTCTCTTAAGGCTTTCTCATCAAGCGACTCAACATTTCACAGCAATCATTTCAACGCAACTTCTGTCTAACCAAGATGAAGGTCATTGGCATCTTGACGAAGCTTATATTCATGAGATGTCAGACTTTGCTTTGCAGCTTGATGACGCCACAATACTGGTCTCAGATTTATTAATCGAAGCCAGCGATCAATATTTTTCTTACTGTGACCAAGCCTTCATATCTGGCTACAAAATGCTGATAAAAGGAGGGCAAGCTTCTTTCGGGGAGACCCAAGGAAGACATCATGAAATAGATTTATTTCAATATGTAATCGATGGCGCAATGCGTAAAAATGAACATTGTCTTCTAGCGATTCAAGGCGTGCAAGGGATAGGGAAAAGCCATATGCTGAACGTTCTCGCAAATTTGGCCGAAAAGCAGGGCTGGCAAACGGTTCGGCTGGATTTTCATCTCGCACTGGCACCCGAGGCATTGTTACTGAACGCATTGAAAGATCTTTTGCCAGATAACGGTGAATCACAAACCGATAAGGATAACGACTTTTCCAATACCGGCACAATTAGCTTGGCAAAAGCCATCGGCCGGATAGGGCCAGTTTTTTTGTCACTTGATAATTTCCATTTAATTGATGAAACCACACTAGCCACATTGCTTAAAATGATTACACAGTCTGAGAGTAAGTCTTTAGTGATCGGTGCGGCTTATCTGCCGACTAATGCTGCAAATCAACATGTAGATGCATTCAGTACCGTCCGAATGCCCGTGTTCAACATGACATTACAACCGCTTGAATATGACGATATGGTGCAGTTGCCAGCCTCCGATGTTACCTCTGATATGATGGCATTGAGTTTAGATGGTGCGAAAGGAAATCCTGCCCATTATTATCATCTGTTGATGTTATACGCTCACAACAAAATCCCATTCGAAGTGACGCTTTACTTAGAGAGTAAAATTGATGCACTTCCAGCAGAATTAAGCCGAGTGATGTCATTTATTGCTTTAGTGACTGATCATTTGACGCTAACGGAGCTTTGTGCGGCAGCGACCCCTCAATCAGGCGTCATTGACAAACTGATCGAAATGAGATTGATCAGGTTGTCACCAGAACAGGTTGTTTATGTAAATCATCCTTTTTTAACGCACGTGCTCCAACAGAAAATCAGCCACCAAGAGAAGCGAAAAGTTTACCTTTGCATGGCTAATTATTTGGCGTCTGGTGCGTCAAAACCGACACAAGAAACACAAAGACAAATGATTGATTACTATACGAAGGCTGAAGCTTGGCAAAAAGTCGCTCAAGCATTGCTTATGGTGGGAAGGCAATACATTGAGAAAGGGGAATATGCCGCTGCTAAAAAAGACCTTCATACTGCGCTTGAATGCTACAAGCGCCAACCAGCAACTGAACAGCAATTAGATTTGTTGTTTGAGATTTACCTACTTCAGGCAATCATAGAAAGGCAGACGAAAGGATGGGTCAGTCATAGCACTGTTGCAGCTTATCAGCGGTGTATTGTTCTTGCGAAACAAATGGGTTGCCCATTCCGCCATTGCATTTCTTTAAGTGGCTTATGGGTAAGGCAACTGATGGCGATGGACTTTGAACTGTCTGAAAATACGGCCAATGAAATGCTTTCTTTGGCTGAGCAATCCCAAAATGACCGCTGTAAATCACTCGCCCATAGTTGCTTATCAAATTCTCAATTTTGGCTCGCTAAACATCAGGATGCCATTCGTAATGCAAAAGCGTCGTTCCAATATTTTCAACATATTGAAGATCAGAATGTTTACTTGGCAGTGGGTATCAATCCATTGGCTTTAGCGGGCTGTTTTGGTGGTTTATCCTCCATATTAACTTGTCGTGATGAGGATGTTCAATTTTTTCAAAACCCTCAGTTTGAAACCTTGACTCAGAATGACCCTTTTAGTTATGCAATTGTTTTACAGGGGAAAATATGGTCAGCTTATCACCTGAAAGATTTTGACAACATCGTCATTCTTGCTGAACAATTGCTGGAGATTGCTGATTGGAACAACTTTCCATTCTATCGGGGGATTGCATTACTATTTAAAGGGTGGGCATTATCTTTCGTCGACACAGCCCCCAATGAAGAGCTGTCGTTAACGCTTGTTGAGGAGGGTTACAGTCATTGGCTGGCATCAAGTGGCGATCAGATTGCCCACTCGCTTTATTCACTGATTAAGGCTGAAGTTTATTGTAGATTTGGCTGTTTTGATGAAGCGAAGCGTATTTTAGAAAAGGGAATAGAACTTGCCCTGCAAAAAAAAGAGGTTTGTTACTTATCCCCTATGTATGCGCTGATGGGAGGTTTAGCCGATAATGATGGTGCCGATTATATCAATATGTCCCAGAAAATCGCTGATGAACAAGGCGCGCATCTATTTATGAAGCAATCGAGGTAA
- a CDS encoding aspartate/glutamate racemase family protein, producing the protein MKMKLKIIIPVNTTEFTEQISKSVNRFRSDKVTIDLEHIDHGTPFIQSRVDLTINAPYVLDKVIQAEQDGYQGVFVTDMDMCGVEAARQAVKIPVVGGFRPNFFTAMLLSQKVSILTVRDVVDLQNEHVRAFGVTENLASILPLDKCVNELKAPSPDAEEIILTELFELACRAIEQDGADSIMFGCTGFTSFSAPLSELLTAKYKQNVPVMDPNCCAMGYLIMLVENGLSQSGLSYPYRDKVKV; encoded by the coding sequence ATGAAGATGAAACTTAAAATTATTATTCCGGTAAATACCACAGAGTTTACTGAGCAAATCTCAAAAAGTGTGAATCGGTTCAGAAGTGATAAGGTGACGATTGATTTAGAGCATATTGATCATGGCACGCCATTTATTCAATCCCGGGTTGATCTGACAATCAATGCGCCGTATGTCTTAGATAAAGTGATTCAGGCAGAACAAGACGGATATCAGGGTGTATTTGTGACGGATATGGATATGTGTGGGGTTGAGGCTGCAAGACAAGCAGTCAAAATCCCCGTTGTCGGTGGCTTCAGACCAAACTTTTTTACTGCAATGTTATTGAGTCAAAAGGTTTCGATTCTGACTGTCCGTGATGTTGTTGATCTTCAGAACGAACATGTGCGGGCTTTTGGCGTCACCGAAAACCTTGCATCGATCTTGCCTTTGGATAAATGCGTTAATGAATTGAAAGCACCGTCTCCAGATGCGGAAGAAATAATTCTCACGGAGTTATTCGAGCTGGCCTGCAGGGCTATTGAACAAGATGGTGCCGACAGCATTATGTTTGGTTGTACCGGGTTTACCAGTTTCTCAGCACCTTTGAGTGAATTGCTCACTGCGAAGTATAAACAAAATGTGCCGGTAATGGATCCGAACTGTTGTGCCATGGGGTATTTAATCATGCTCGTGGAAAATGGTTTATCTCAAAGTGGGTTGAGTTATCCATATCGAGATAAAGTTAAGGTTTAG
- a CDS encoding S-methyl thiohydantoin desulfurase domain-containing protein, with amino-acid sequence MVSKVKTLNRTDLADVILGAHFYACGGGGAQKNGEELLKEIDKLFASTSDVQVQYIDIHEVQDTDQLPVLAAMGAPQKFLQKGYRSSPVTAFNDLEKTKNTTFSTLSPVETGPIAYGMSLLVAADRKIPIINGDGGGRAFPCLQLSTFANLALESPIAVSPCVLTSEKYLKEDGGVIAIGCKSSADVDAMTRGIISQSKSFDDRASLASFAMTGRQLKQTNAVVPGMLLKAKALGQHIRQCIEDQLSCFDVIETLDGAQCVMKGRLNNIITMTGNGFDWVAQEYQQDHSGKKYYVISQNENMILWADDLSMPVAMAPDLICCLSSDASLMSNDEIIDAWKADQDDPRLKEMAIFTVDAAPQINQPWFHEHFSEIFRRFGYFGNYHPPIQHKMRG; translated from the coding sequence ATGGTATCAAAAGTAAAAACCTTGAATCGGACAGATTTGGCTGATGTGATTTTGGGGGCGCATTTTTATGCTTGTGGTGGTGGCGGTGCGCAGAAAAATGGAGAAGAATTACTCAAAGAAATTGACAAGCTCTTCGCGTCAACATCTGATGTTCAAGTACAGTACATTGATATCCATGAGGTTCAAGATACCGATCAGCTTCCGGTACTGGCTGCCATGGGGGCACCACAAAAGTTTCTCCAGAAAGGATATCGTTCTTCTCCCGTCACGGCATTTAATGATCTGGAGAAAACCAAAAACACGACATTTTCAACATTGTCACCCGTCGAAACCGGACCGATTGCCTACGGTATGAGTTTACTGGTGGCCGCAGACAGAAAGATTCCGATAATTAACGGTGACGGTGGCGGCCGGGCCTTCCCCTGTTTACAGTTATCGACGTTTGCGAATTTGGCATTAGAAAGCCCGATAGCGGTCTCACCCTGTGTACTCACATCAGAAAAATATCTAAAAGAAGATGGCGGCGTCATCGCGATTGGCTGTAAATCGAGTGCTGATGTTGACGCAATGACGAGAGGGATTATCAGTCAATCGAAAAGTTTTGATGACCGGGCCTCCCTTGCATCATTTGCAATGACTGGACGTCAATTAAAGCAAACCAATGCCGTTGTCCCGGGGATGTTATTGAAAGCAAAAGCCCTCGGTCAACATATCAGACAGTGTATTGAGGATCAGCTTTCCTGCTTTGATGTGATAGAAACGCTGGATGGCGCACAGTGTGTGATGAAAGGCAGACTGAATAACATTATCACGATGACCGGCAATGGTTTTGACTGGGTTGCACAAGAATATCAGCAAGATCACTCCGGTAAAAAATATTACGTCATTTCACAAAATGAAAATATGATTTTGTGGGCAGATGATTTAAGTATGCCCGTTGCAATGGCCCCTGATTTGATTTGCTGCCTGTCCAGTGATGCTTCACTAATGAGTAATGATGAAATCATTGATGCATGGAAAGCCGATCAAGACGATCCCCGGCTCAAAGAGATGGCAATATTTACTGTAGATGCTGCCCCTCAAATTAATCAGCCTTGGTTCCATGAGCATTTTTCAGAGATATTTAGACGATTCGGTTATTTTGGTAACTATCACCCACCAATTCAACATAAGATGAGAGGTTGA
- the nirB gene encoding nitrite reductase large subunit NirB yields MQQKKKLVVVGNGMVGHRLIEDLINRDGAGAENIEITVLSEERRLAYDRVHLSSYFGNDSSDALTLVSPGFYRENHVQVLLGDRAVKIDCEKQFVVAESGKQIAFDTLILATGSYPWVPPIQGADNPDCFVYRTIDDLDAIKACAGHSKKGAVIGGGLLGLEAAGALKALGVETHVVEFAPVLMAEQLDKQGGELLRQKIARIGVQVHTGKNTREIVDSGTSARHTLNFADGTALDVDFIVFSTGIRPQDRVAKEAGLAVAPRGGVVINDHCQTSNSNIYAIGECASWQGHFFGLVAPGYKMATVAVDHLLGEKSQFEGADMSAKLKLLGVDVGSIGDANGDTPGSKSYVYLNEAEGIYKRVIVSHDEKYLLGAVLVGDTADYDHLLQLKLNHIELPKYPDTLILPAYAGAKKPVLGPDSLPDSAVICSCFDVTKGQIVKAVGEGCHTLAEVKAATNAGNGCGGCLPLVSSVLNVALKKAGVAVNHHLCEHFAYSRQELFHLIRTHEITTFDALIKTYGRGYGCEICKPTVGSILASCWGEHILNPQLVGLHDTNDNFLGNMQKDGTYSVIPRMPGGEVTPQGLAALATVAQQYGLYTKITGAQRIALFGAQKDDLPAIWQGLIAAGFETGQAYAKSLRMVKSCVGSTWCRFGVKDSLGLGVRIENRYKGIRTPHKMKMGVSGCTRECAEAQGKDLGIIATDAGWNMYVCGNGGMKPRHADLFAAGLDEPTLFKYIDRFMMFYIRTADKQQRTSVWLDNLEGGIEYLQAVIIDDKLGINPQLEADIRRLIENYRCEWQQTLDDPHSLKRFSHFINSDLRDDNVQFVSQRQQHRPATYLEKHPQIKGEILHIEREVES; encoded by the coding sequence ATGCAGCAAAAGAAAAAATTGGTGGTCGTTGGGAATGGGATGGTCGGGCATCGATTGATTGAAGACCTGATAAACAGAGATGGTGCGGGTGCGGAGAATATCGAGATAACGGTTCTGAGTGAAGAACGGCGGCTTGCTTATGACCGTGTTCACTTGTCTTCTTACTTTGGAAATGACAGTTCAGATGCATTAACGTTGGTCTCACCGGGTTTTTATCGTGAGAATCACGTTCAGGTATTGTTGGGGGATCGGGCGGTAAAGATTGATTGTGAAAAGCAATTTGTCGTTGCTGAGAGCGGGAAACAAATTGCTTTTGACACGTTAATTCTTGCGACCGGATCCTATCCTTGGGTGCCGCCCATTCAAGGTGCTGATAACCCCGATTGTTTTGTTTATCGGACAATCGATGATCTCGATGCGATCAAAGCTTGTGCAGGCCACAGTAAAAAAGGTGCTGTGATTGGCGGGGGGCTGCTTGGCCTTGAAGCCGCAGGCGCATTAAAAGCATTGGGTGTTGAAACCCACGTCGTGGAGTTTGCGCCGGTGTTAATGGCGGAACAACTGGATAAACAGGGCGGCGAACTACTTCGGCAAAAAATAGCAAGGATTGGTGTTCAGGTTCATACCGGTAAAAATACACGCGAAATTGTCGATTCGGGCACGTCAGCGCGTCACACGCTCAATTTTGCTGATGGTACAGCGTTAGACGTTGATTTTATTGTCTTCTCAACCGGTATCAGGCCGCAAGACCGTGTGGCAAAAGAAGCCGGACTGGCCGTCGCGCCACGCGGTGGTGTCGTGATTAATGATCATTGCCAGACCTCAAACTCAAATATTTATGCGATTGGCGAATGTGCTTCATGGCAGGGACATTTCTTTGGACTCGTCGCCCCGGGTTATAAAATGGCGACTGTCGCCGTTGACCACTTATTGGGAGAAAAGAGTCAGTTTGAGGGCGCCGATATGAGTGCCAAATTGAAGTTATTGGGGGTCGATGTCGGGAGTATCGGTGATGCAAACGGTGATACTCCGGGCAGTAAAAGTTATGTGTATCTCAACGAGGCTGAGGGTATTTATAAACGTGTGATTGTATCGCATGATGAAAAATACTTACTGGGTGCGGTATTGGTGGGTGATACCGCTGATTATGACCATCTGCTACAACTCAAACTGAATCATATCGAATTGCCGAAGTATCCTGATACCTTAATTCTGCCTGCTTATGCCGGGGCCAAAAAGCCGGTTCTCGGCCCGGACTCTCTGCCGGATTCGGCTGTCATTTGCTCGTGTTTTGATGTGACGAAAGGTCAAATCGTCAAGGCGGTTGGCGAGGGCTGCCATACTTTGGCTGAAGTGAAGGCGGCCACAAATGCCGGTAATGGTTGTGGGGGATGTCTTCCGCTAGTCAGTTCAGTGCTCAATGTTGCGTTGAAAAAAGCGGGTGTGGCGGTGAACCATCATCTGTGTGAACATTTTGCATACTCACGGCAGGAGTTGTTCCACCTCATCAGAACACACGAAATCACAACGTTTGATGCATTAATCAAAACTTATGGTCGTGGCTATGGGTGTGAGATCTGTAAACCGACGGTGGGGTCTATTCTCGCGTCTTGTTGGGGGGAGCATATTTTAAACCCTCAATTGGTTGGGTTACATGACACCAACGACAACTTTCTCGGCAATATGCAAAAAGACGGCACCTATTCGGTCATTCCAAGAATGCCGGGAGGTGAAGTGACACCGCAGGGATTAGCAGCATTAGCAACGGTCGCTCAACAATATGGCCTTTATACGAAAATAACCGGTGCGCAGCGTATCGCATTATTCGGTGCGCAAAAAGATGATCTTCCGGCGATATGGCAAGGATTGATTGCAGCAGGGTTTGAAACTGGTCAGGCGTACGCAAAATCGTTACGGATGGTAAAAAGTTGTGTCGGTAGTACCTGGTGTCGTTTCGGTGTTAAAGACAGTCTTGGACTCGGGGTACGGATTGAAAATCGCTATAAGGGCATCCGGACGCCACATAAAATGAAAATGGGGGTTTCTGGCTGTACTCGGGAGTGCGCGGAAGCACAGGGAAAAGATCTCGGGATTATTGCCACCGATGCCGGCTGGAATATGTACGTCTGTGGTAACGGCGGTATGAAGCCGAGACACGCAGATTTGTTCGCAGCAGGTTTAGATGAGCCAACCTTATTCAAATATATTGACCGTTTTATGATGTTTTATATTCGGACCGCGGACAAACAACAGCGCACCTCTGTCTGGCTGGATAATCTTGAAGGTGGCATCGAATATCTGCAAGCGGTCATCATTGATGACAAACTGGGTATCAACCCACAACTCGAAGCTGATATCAGGCGACTGATTGAGAATTATCGTTGTGAATGGCAACAGACGCTTGATGATCCGCATTCATTAAAACGATTCTCTCATTTCATTAATAGTGATTTACGTGATGATAATGTTCAGTTTGTGTCACAACGTCAGCAACACCGCCCTGCAACTTATCTGGAGAAACATCCACAGATCAAGGGTGAAATTTTACATATTGAACGGGAGGTTGAGTCATGA
- the nirD gene encoding nitrite reductase small subunit NirD — MSQWQQLCNVNDIIPGTGVCALVNQTQVALFRPYTDEQIFAVDNYDPIAQANVLSRGIICEHHAELWVASPVKKQRFNLSDGRCLEDEQFNIRAYSVRVVDHTIEIVAT; from the coding sequence ATGAGCCAATGGCAGCAACTGTGTAATGTAAATGATATTATTCCCGGGACTGGGGTCTGTGCTTTAGTCAATCAAACCCAAGTGGCGCTATTTCGTCCCTATACGGATGAACAGATATTTGCGGTTGATAATTATGATCCGATTGCACAAGCCAACGTATTATCCCGTGGCATTATATGTGAACACCATGCAGAGCTCTGGGTGGCAAGTCCGGTGAAAAAGCAGCGTTTTAACCTCAGCGATGGCCGCTGTTTGGAAGATGAACAATTTAATATTCGCGCTTATTCTGTCCGTGTTGTTGACCATACCATTGAGATAGTCGCAACCTGA